In Ornithodoros turicata isolate Travis chromosome 1, ASM3712646v1, whole genome shotgun sequence, the DNA window tatgaaggaccggctcactttcgcctccctccaccgcgaaagattaATACGCTCTAACCATGCTCTACAGTGGTCGGCCGTGGTAAAaaatcagggggggggggatatacgtttatttcagAAAGGTCAGCCTCACATGCTCATCAGGACATGCTGCACGAGCAGTGCAGAGCGTGTCGCGCGAAAAATGGAGCATAGTTAGAACCCTCGTTCTTTGTTTCTGTGGGCAAATATACGTTACAAACACGAAGAGGTCGATAAAGAGCGGCTGGCAAGGACAAAAAAGGGCAATTATAGCATGACATCAAGAAAAAGGTACGCAAACAGGAAAATGTCACCGTTAGGCACttttaggcatttataggcaaatgccaAAAATCATGCCTTAGTTATAACGTGTGCTTCTAACTCTGCAAAGCGTCGCGATAATACTTGCGACATGTGCAGTGTACTAAAAATTCATTTTATGCCGTTAAAAAAACTGGCATTTGCGCCTCCTAAACAACCACCATGTTGTGCAAGCGGACGCGAACTCCCCTATTTGGATGCTGTTAACGTCGAAAAACATTTAACGAATCAAGCCATTCAAACAACCTTGCTTCTCTTGTACCTTCCTTTATTCACAGATGAAGTATGGGCATCATTCCCATCGATGTTGAGGTGCAAACAAACTTTACACAAAATATACAAGAAATGACTATGTGTACAGTCCGCCGCAGCAGAGAGCTGCGTCAGATCACTAGGCTTCTTCTTTGGTGCTTCATTTACCATCCCTTGCCGTAGCCCCCTCCGTAACCACCGTATCCGCCGCCGAGTCCGTAGCCTCCATGTCCATAGCCTCCACCGTAGCCTCCACCATATCCACCAGCAAGACCGTAACCGCCCTTGAGACCATAACCGCCGAAGCCGCCGTAACCGCCTCCGAGACCGTAGCCTCCGTAGCCACCTCCGACACCGTAACCGCCGTAACCGCCTCCAAGCCCGTAACCTCCGAATCCACCGCCGAATCCACCGCCGAAGCCTACTCCAGCGTTTCCAGCACGAAGAGCAGCCTCGGTTCCGAGAGCGGCACCAGCTGCGAGTCCCGCGCTAGCGCTGAGACCTCCAGCACCGTGGTGGTAGTCGACGACCGGAGCCACGTGGTGGGTGACGGTGGTCACTGGGGCCTTGACGTAGTTGACCACCTTCTTGCTGACGTAGTGCTGCTTGACGACCGGCTGCTTCACGACAGCGAGTGTGGCGACTGGTTTCTTGACTGGGTGGCCAACGCCTACGTGACCGGCAGACACTTTGGCGGGTCCGACGTGGCCGTGGCCATGGCCGACTCCGGCGCCGTGGCCACCAGCGTGTGCGCAAGCCACGAGGGCTGCCAGCACTATGACCTGCAAAAGAGATGCGTAGATGCTTTAGTACATGGGGAGGTTTATTTCGGTTGAGCCctgtcgtacactcttaaaaaaagaaaaggcgtgctgtacactctaagaaaaaaaggggtaaAACGAGGAGTAACTGCAGCTTCTACtgccctagactgcaattactgcccattttagtccccgacatttagtcccggcatttactccccaggatgcaaattgtcactaaacttcacgaatgatctcctgaatgcaacagtctacggaTATATGTgtccttggtcaatttgaaaggcataaggctgtataactcagcaaACGTATCAATtaaccagccacacagagtaagaaagaGTTAGCGCTTCATTGTTCgaaaattgtgccctatgtattcCGCAAGGTTTGacatcactcgatatatcaaggttgacggtttgcttcaaagtattttcatgcatgcacacgaattatgtacctgggactattagaacagagcgtgaaatacagtcttcactctgtgacattcatttactcccgtgcatttactcccgaaagggtcTATTTTTTGTGGGAATGCATTTAGACccgaaaaggagtaaaattaatattttttttgtttaactCCTTTTTATTGCCGCAAATATcgctcccttttggagagtacaattactctcaaaaatgaGTCTCCTCCGGGGTTACTGGAgggtaatattactctccggtaggGAGTAAGGGAGTAACGTTACTCCATAAGGGGAGTAACGCTaaccctttttgagagtaatcgTACTCTCCACAAGGGAGAGATATATGGGGCGAGAAGAAAGGAGtcaaagtacaccctttttttaagagtgtacagctcGTAAAAATGACAGAATATTGCTAAAAAATGCGTGTATTAGGTTCGAGTAAGGTGAACTGTGATCCCTGATTTTGCGGTCTTTAAATTGCGAATCTGCGAAATCGGATTGCGCTTGTGTTTCTTCTAAACGTTGTAAGAAGAACTGTTATTCTATTATTATATAATACATGTTATGAACTGTAAGGTCTGTCATTTAAGAATATCAGTTCGACAAATAGCGTTGTCAACATATGGTTCAGTACGCCTATTGTTGAAGCTCTGTCTATTCCATTCGTGATACTTATTCGTGAATAATTGTTGTCTCTCGCAAACTACAGAAAATTCGCGGAAGCCGCTACAACACTGTCGCATACAATGTTCCGAATTAATTGCTAATAATAGCTAATTATCGACAATCAATATTGGATAGTACCGGGTTCTTACGTAACATAAAAAATATGACCAGTAGCAGCGCACCAATCGCTCGATGCGTCAATTAGCTTTGCCCTTCTCAACGTTCTTTACGTGCACTGAAGCCTCACGAGTCATCACGAAAGACAGCGTCTGTAAGCAACGTGTACTATGTCCGCAAATTGCTGCAGCCATATTGCTGCCGAAATCGCTGCTATTTCTGTGCTATCCCAGGGTAAGACCGCCGATAGTTTCGaccacctgcactcttaaaaatgaacttcacctcatagcatgttcctagccaaccgtcatctcgaatgatatcgttatccgccctggtttgttgaaaacgg includes these proteins:
- the LOC135396099 gene encoding keratin-associated protein 19-2-like, encoding MNAFVIVLAALVACAHAGGHGAGVGHGHGHVGPAKVSAGHVGVGHPVKKPVATLAVVKQPVVKQHYVSKKVVNYVKAPVTTVTHHVAPVVDYHHGAGGLSASAGLAAGAALGTEAALRAGNAGVGFGGGFGGGFGGYGLGGGYGGYGVGGGYGGYGLGGGYGGFGGYGLKGGYGLAGGYGGGYGGGYGHGGYGLGGGYGGYGGGYGKGW